In Longimicrobiales bacterium, a single window of DNA contains:
- a CDS encoding PaaX family transcriptional regulator C-terminal domain-containing protein: MSAQRPQDLVFTLYGEYLLNREHPVWVGSLISLLQPFGLSEGAVRTVLSRMARKGWLDAQRLGRNSFYELTPQGKHLLEEGQQKIFHPSWDTDWDGTWFLLAYSIPEDVRQLRDRLRDRLAWLGFGSLGNGLWISPHDVAAEVLEISGLLGIDQHLECFKAQRLGNNDIRELVTKCWDLPAINARYIDFAGRWAPELSRCLAGVPKGDVPPGECFTLRFDLIHEFRTFPLEDPYLPRSLLPAGWHGDEANHLFQTLHDLLEGPADTYVDEILGEAPVAPTAPERE; encoded by the coding sequence TTGTCAGCCCAACGACCGCAGGATCTCGTATTCACTCTCTACGGTGAATACCTCCTCAACAGGGAGCACCCTGTGTGGGTCGGGAGCCTAATCTCGCTCCTTCAGCCTTTTGGCCTGTCAGAGGGAGCCGTGCGCACGGTGCTGTCTCGGATGGCCCGAAAGGGATGGCTCGATGCGCAGAGACTCGGCCGAAACTCGTTCTATGAGCTGACACCGCAGGGGAAGCACCTCTTGGAGGAAGGCCAGCAGAAGATCTTCCATCCTTCCTGGGACACCGACTGGGACGGCACGTGGTTTCTCCTGGCCTACTCCATTCCCGAGGACGTGCGCCAACTCCGCGACCGTCTTCGCGACAGGTTGGCATGGCTCGGCTTCGGATCGCTCGGCAACGGGTTATGGATCTCACCGCATGACGTGGCGGCAGAGGTGCTAGAAATCTCAGGCCTGCTCGGAATCGACCAGCACTTGGAGTGTTTCAAAGCACAGCGCCTGGGCAACAACGACATCCGAGAACTGGTCACCAAGTGCTGGGACCTCCCGGCAATCAACGCCCGCTACATCGACTTCGCTGGCCGCTGGGCCCCAGAGTTGAGCCGCTGCCTCGCCGGAGTGCCGAAAGGGGATGTTCCCCCCGGAGAATGTTTTACGCTTCGCTTCGACCTGATCCATGAATTCAGGACATTCCCCCTGGAAGATCCGTATCTGCCCCGGTCCCTTCTCCCGGCCGGCTGGCACGGAGATGAAGCCAACCACCTCTTCCAGACGCTCCACGATCTACTAGAGGGACCCGCAGATACGTATGTGGACGAGATCTTGGGAGAAGCGCCGGTCGCACCTACGGCCCCAGAACGAGAGTAG
- a CDS encoding M14 family zinc carboxypeptidase produces the protein MLKALALVALFQVPAPTQELAPDTRYDPSIPTLSAVAGHDFRAEITPPAQVVEYMEALAASSDRAELIWTGETWEGRPTVMLVLGSVERMARLDEIKADLKRIADPRGLTDDEAAQLIASLPVVSAMVHGVHGNEISSSGAAMAEAYHLLAAQGDPTVDLIMSESLVLIDPMQNPDGRARFVMQNAMGRARWEDDEPASAEHDEPWPGGRVNHYLFDLNRDWFAQSQPETRGRVKALLDFMPHVVVDLHEMGGNSTYYFPPNAIPGNTWTTEEQRALNDIFGAANASKFDERGFAYFNRDTYDAFYPGYGVSWPMAQGAIGATYEQASARGLVLMRTDGDQLTYGDGVLHHFTAAIQTMATAAEHRERILQSFVDFRASAVALGASGNREYILTSEHDPGMAGRLANTLVMNGIEVEKALEPVNVGGRTLAAEGTYIVPMDQPAHRLIRNLLDPHTPMDPVFVERQIERRANRLRDQIYDVTAWSMPSLWDVELIVSERATGAATVSLNNTRQLSDVAQLPETVVGYLMPWGTNAAAAVAELLREGIRVRSAGGEFTLDGRDFGVGTAIIRNSDNGPGLGQRLARIALKHHAPVVPVDDSYVREGMSLGSGRVSHLVEPRVLLVYDQPGQTYSVGWARYVLEQRYGQKTTAVRATSLGRVVLSDYDVMVFPSGNYGSVVSDGMLTRLRGWMSDGGTMITMAGSTEWASRAGLLATTSERRGGRATGDAIPGKDTADQPIDYLEAIAPGDEAPEQTPGAIVRTLLDRGHWLSSGTDGEIGVLVEGSRIFRPITLDRGVNVGRYADVDDLVMGGIVWNDAKPQLANKAFLMYQPMGRGQLISFAEDPNYRAYAEATQLLFINAVLLGPGN, from the coding sequence ATGTTGAAGGCCCTCGCGCTCGTTGCGCTCTTCCAGGTACCCGCTCCGACTCAGGAGCTCGCCCCCGACACTCGCTACGACCCGTCGATCCCGACGCTATCCGCCGTAGCGGGACACGACTTTCGAGCCGAGATCACGCCGCCTGCACAGGTCGTCGAATACATGGAGGCGTTAGCCGCCTCGAGTGACCGCGCAGAGCTGATCTGGACGGGCGAGACGTGGGAAGGCCGTCCGACCGTCATGCTCGTGCTCGGCTCCGTCGAGCGCATGGCCCGCTTGGACGAGATCAAGGCGGACCTCAAGCGTATCGCTGACCCGCGGGGCCTTACTGACGACGAAGCCGCCCAGCTCATCGCCAGCCTTCCGGTCGTTTCGGCGATGGTGCACGGCGTGCACGGAAACGAAATCAGCTCCAGCGGGGCCGCGATGGCGGAGGCCTACCATCTCCTCGCCGCCCAAGGAGACCCGACGGTCGACCTTATCATGTCCGAGTCGCTGGTCCTCATTGACCCGATGCAGAACCCGGACGGGCGAGCCCGCTTCGTCATGCAGAACGCAATGGGCCGCGCACGGTGGGAAGACGACGAACCTGCCTCCGCTGAACACGACGAGCCGTGGCCGGGCGGAAGGGTCAACCACTACCTCTTCGACCTGAATCGCGATTGGTTCGCGCAGAGCCAGCCGGAGACGCGCGGTCGCGTGAAGGCCCTCCTGGATTTCATGCCCCACGTCGTGGTCGACCTACATGAAATGGGCGGCAACTCCACATACTACTTCCCGCCCAATGCCATTCCGGGGAACACGTGGACCACGGAAGAGCAACGCGCCCTGAATGACATCTTCGGCGCCGCGAACGCCTCTAAGTTCGACGAACGCGGCTTCGCGTACTTCAACCGCGACACCTACGACGCGTTTTATCCCGGCTACGGCGTCTCCTGGCCCATGGCCCAGGGTGCGATTGGCGCAACCTACGAGCAGGCGTCCGCACGCGGCCTCGTACTCATGCGGACAGACGGCGACCAACTGACGTACGGCGACGGAGTGCTCCATCACTTCACCGCCGCCATCCAGACTATGGCGACGGCGGCCGAGCACCGTGAACGCATCCTTCAGAGCTTCGTGGACTTCCGTGCGAGTGCAGTGGCTCTCGGCGCATCGGGGAACCGGGAATACATCCTCACGTCGGAGCATGACCCGGGCATGGCAGGCAGGCTGGCGAACACGCTCGTGATGAACGGCATCGAGGTGGAGAAGGCCCTCGAACCTGTGAACGTGGGAGGTCGTACGCTTGCTGCCGAAGGGACCTACATCGTGCCGATGGACCAACCGGCACATCGACTCATTCGCAACCTGCTCGATCCGCACACACCTATGGATCCCGTGTTTGTTGAGCGCCAGATCGAGCGGCGCGCGAACCGGCTCCGCGACCAGATCTACGACGTGACCGCGTGGAGCATGCCTTCGCTTTGGGACGTCGAACTGATCGTGTCCGAGCGCGCCACTGGTGCGGCGACCGTGTCGCTGAACAACACCCGCCAGCTCTCCGACGTGGCCCAGCTCCCCGAGACGGTGGTCGGCTACCTGATGCCTTGGGGCACCAACGCCGCAGCGGCTGTGGCCGAACTGCTCCGAGAAGGAATCCGCGTTCGGTCTGCGGGTGGAGAGTTCACGCTCGACGGACGGGACTTCGGAGTGGGCACCGCGATCATCCGCAACTCGGACAACGGACCGGGCTTGGGGCAACGACTCGCGCGGATCGCATTGAAGCACCACGCGCCGGTGGTCCCTGTGGATGATTCGTATGTGCGGGAAGGGATGTCGCTCGGGTCAGGACGTGTCTCCCATCTCGTCGAGCCCCGTGTGCTTCTCGTGTACGACCAACCGGGCCAGACCTATTCGGTCGGGTGGGCGCGGTATGTGCTCGAACAGCGCTACGGGCAAAAGACCACGGCCGTGCGGGCAACCAGCCTGGGCCGGGTCGTCCTCTCGGACTACGACGTCATGGTCTTCCCTAGCGGCAACTACGGCTCCGTGGTCAGCGACGGGATGCTCACTCGCCTACGTGGCTGGATGAGCGACGGCGGGACCATGATCACGATGGCCGGCTCAACGGAATGGGCATCGCGTGCCGGGCTACTCGCAACGACCTCGGAACGACGCGGGGGGCGGGCCACCGGAGACGCCATACCCGGAAAAGACACCGCCGACCAGCCGATCGATTACTTGGAGGCTATCGCGCCAGGAGACGAAGCGCCCGAGCAGACGCCCGGCGCCATCGTGCGCACACTCCTCGACAGGGGTCACTGGCTCTCCTCCGGTACGGACGGAGAGATCGGTGTTCTCGTTGAGGGGTCTCGGATTTTCCGACCCATCACGCTCGACCGTGGTGTAAACGTCGGGAGGTACGCGGACGTAGACGACCTCGTCATGGGTGGAATCGTGTGGAACGACGCGAAACCCCAGCTCGCCAACAAGGCATTCCTCATGTATCAGCCAATGGGACGTGGACAGTTGATCTCGTTCGCTGAGGACCCCAACTACCGGGCTTACGCGGAAGCCACCCAACTCCTCTTCATCAATGCGGTTTTACTGGGACCCGGGAACTGA
- a CDS encoding dicarboxylate/amino acid:cation symporter encodes MQLYTKILIGLFAGAGAGAIANLGEITWLQNLFSNLEPIGTAFINLITMIVIPLVVASLLVGTASLGDLRKLGRIGGKTVAFYMTTTAVAVVIGLGLANIIKPGAGVSETTRDELAARYGGDAMARMDLADQAPGWVETLMSIIPRNPVQAAAEMDLLSLIFFTMAFGAALTVVAPARRDAVLNFFHGINDASMALINWIMELAPYAVFVLIAAVVSNFGFDLLQSLLVYTFVVVLGLMMHAFGTYGLILRFFAKLRPSRFYKKIAAVPLLAFSTSSSNATLPLTIETSKDELGVSDEVASFVLPLGATINMDGTALYQAVAVMFIAQIYGIDLSLADQLIVVLTATLASVGAAGVPSAGIITLIIVLNSVGMGQHVQAGIALILGVDRILDMIRTSVNVTGDLTCSAFIARTEGESLKEDVALPA; translated from the coding sequence ATGCAGCTCTACACGAAGATCTTGATCGGGCTGTTCGCCGGCGCGGGTGCCGGCGCGATCGCAAACCTCGGTGAAATCACCTGGCTCCAGAATTTGTTCAGCAATCTCGAACCCATCGGGACGGCGTTCATCAACCTCATTACGATGATCGTCATTCCGTTGGTCGTGGCAAGCCTTCTGGTGGGTACTGCATCACTGGGAGACCTCCGCAAACTGGGGCGCATCGGCGGAAAGACCGTCGCCTTCTACATGACCACGACCGCCGTTGCAGTGGTCATTGGTCTCGGACTGGCGAACATCATCAAGCCGGGTGCAGGTGTCTCGGAAACAACGCGAGACGAACTCGCTGCACGGTATGGCGGGGACGCCATGGCTCGGATGGATCTTGCGGATCAGGCCCCAGGCTGGGTCGAGACGCTCATGAGCATCATCCCCAGGAACCCGGTGCAGGCGGCCGCGGAAATGGACCTGCTCTCGCTGATCTTCTTCACGATGGCCTTCGGCGCAGCACTCACCGTCGTGGCGCCAGCGCGTCGAGATGCCGTGCTGAACTTCTTCCACGGCATCAACGACGCCTCGATGGCGCTGATCAACTGGATTATGGAGCTGGCTCCATACGCCGTCTTCGTTCTGATCGCGGCCGTAGTGTCCAACTTCGGGTTCGACCTGCTGCAGAGCCTTCTGGTGTACACCTTCGTGGTCGTACTCGGGCTCATGATGCATGCGTTCGGTACGTACGGGCTCATTCTCAGGTTCTTTGCGAAGCTCCGACCATCGCGTTTCTACAAGAAGATCGCCGCCGTACCTCTTCTCGCATTCTCGACCTCTTCGTCGAACGCGACACTCCCGCTCACCATTGAGACGTCTAAGGACGAGCTCGGTGTCTCGGATGAGGTCGCGAGTTTCGTCCTGCCGCTGGGCGCGACGATCAACATGGACGGTACGGCCCTCTATCAGGCGGTGGCTGTGATGTTCATCGCCCAGATCTACGGGATCGACCTCAGTTTGGCGGACCAACTCATCGTTGTGCTCACCGCTACCCTCGCTTCGGTTGGTGCGGCGGGCGTGCCGTCCGCAGGGATCATCACCCTGATCATCGTGCTCAACTCGGTAGGGATGGGGCAGCACGTCCAGGCGGGAATCGCGCTCATCCTTGGTGTTGACCGAATCCTGGACATGATCCGCACCTCGGTGAACGTGACAGGCGACCTCACATGCTCGGCCTTTATCGCGCGCACAGAGGGCGAGTCGCTCAAAGAGGATGTCGCTCTTCCAGCCTGA
- a CDS encoding HEAT repeat domain-containing protein, whose protein sequence is MTFFRPGGIAALLVVASACSAPDAGRPDPRATTYLAIAGAEDARPTEGRNLETLLRASQLEHVFLRQTAIRALGRLQNPDLLDEISGHLGDPRAEIRAEAADAVAQAVHGSDGQAAYDLLMERLAAETSMGVRGVLARSLGRLQLDDEHRVQTLSALLDLTQVDNEDAPVSQMGGVALGIESLIRAGTPLTERARGRLTNLLGYDLLDGRQEPESGRVRSMAVAALGGAGAMGVRQVEPTLRDPSARVRIAASGYLGTVPVTAQPELIRRALGDPSVGVRINAVRQLVRSERDATACSRLIAVATQDMARGPQVLAMDGLAEPCGNADVQVQALLGAASTLGAETADDWQVPAHALVALAHMSPELARRVLPAFVNHDNPFVRGYGVRAADVLGDVDLVGEMATDPSANVRTIALQLLGARDLVSDQMLIAQLSDDDPQVLMTASRMLAGSRLGIVAASASLSAFERISRAHRETWRDSRSALLTRVAELGDRSLIERLEPYLEDYDAVVAGEVARTLRSWTGQPYTPDPQPLTRAALPTSSELQDLENTVVVLHMRRGGQIHVQPLPYLALTNAHRFVRLAREGRFDGLTFHRWAANFVIQGGSPGANEYSGDAAFSRDEVGSLPHWRGTVGLSTRGHDTGDGQIFVNLTDNVRLDHDYTVYGIVVDGIEVVDEVVEGDVIARAEVRIQN, encoded by the coding sequence ATGACGTTCTTTCGCCCCGGCGGTATCGCCGCACTCCTCGTTGTCGCGTCGGCTTGCTCCGCCCCTGACGCCGGCAGACCCGACCCTCGAGCCACCACCTATCTGGCGATTGCGGGCGCCGAGGACGCGAGACCCACCGAAGGCCGGAACCTCGAGACCCTTCTCCGTGCATCTCAGCTCGAGCACGTCTTCTTGAGGCAGACCGCAATCCGCGCCCTCGGACGACTGCAAAATCCCGACCTACTCGATGAGATCTCGGGGCACCTCGGAGATCCTCGGGCCGAAATTCGAGCCGAAGCTGCTGACGCGGTGGCCCAGGCGGTACACGGCTCCGACGGTCAAGCTGCATACGACCTCCTCATGGAACGCCTCGCCGCCGAGACATCCATGGGAGTCAGGGGTGTCCTGGCTCGCTCGCTCGGCAGACTACAACTGGACGACGAACACCGAGTACAAACCCTGTCCGCACTTCTCGATCTGACCCAAGTAGACAATGAGGACGCACCGGTAAGTCAGATGGGCGGCGTCGCACTGGGCATCGAGTCCTTGATTCGTGCGGGGACTCCCCTCACGGAACGGGCCCGGGGCCGGCTCACGAACCTGCTGGGATACGACCTCCTGGATGGCCGGCAGGAGCCGGAGTCAGGACGGGTGCGCTCCATGGCAGTGGCCGCCCTGGGAGGTGCTGGAGCGATGGGGGTTCGGCAGGTCGAGCCGACGTTGCGGGATCCCTCAGCTCGCGTGCGAATCGCTGCCTCTGGGTACCTAGGGACGGTGCCCGTTACGGCTCAGCCTGAACTGATCCGCCGGGCGCTCGGGGATCCGAGCGTGGGCGTTCGCATCAACGCCGTGCGGCAACTCGTGCGATCCGAGCGTGACGCCACCGCGTGCAGCCGACTGATCGCCGTCGCGACTCAAGACATGGCCCGCGGCCCTCAAGTGCTCGCGATGGACGGCCTCGCGGAACCGTGCGGGAACGCCGACGTGCAGGTCCAGGCGCTGTTGGGTGCGGCCTCCACACTGGGAGCGGAAACGGCGGATGACTGGCAGGTGCCGGCGCACGCACTGGTCGCGCTGGCTCACATGTCGCCGGAGTTGGCCCGGCGGGTGCTCCCGGCCTTTGTGAACCATGACAATCCTTTCGTCCGCGGCTACGGAGTGCGTGCGGCAGACGTGCTCGGAGATGTCGACCTAGTCGGAGAGATGGCCACTGATCCCTCCGCCAACGTCCGTACGATCGCGCTGCAGTTGCTCGGAGCACGGGACCTCGTGTCAGATCAGATGTTGATCGCTCAGCTCTCGGACGACGACCCTCAGGTCCTCATGACGGCCTCGCGCATGCTGGCGGGTTCACGGCTCGGCATCGTCGCAGCTTCCGCTTCCCTCTCGGCGTTCGAACGCATCTCCAGAGCGCACAGGGAGACCTGGAGAGATTCGAGATCGGCCCTCCTAACTCGTGTCGCCGAGTTGGGCGATCGCTCATTGATCGAGCGACTCGAGCCCTACCTTGAAGACTACGATGCGGTAGTCGCAGGAGAGGTCGCTCGGACGCTACGGAGTTGGACCGGGCAGCCGTACACGCCGGACCCGCAACCGCTGACTCGTGCGGCCCTACCAACGTCGAGCGAGTTGCAGGATCTGGAAAACACGGTGGTCGTCCTGCACATGCGACGCGGCGGACAGATCCACGTCCAGCCGCTGCCTTACCTCGCGCTCACGAACGCGCATCGATTCGTGCGGCTGGCCCGTGAAGGACGGTTCGACGGACTGACGTTCCACAGATGGGCAGCCAACTTCGTGATCCAGGGCGGAAGCCCCGGAGCCAACGAGTATTCAGGGGACGCCGCGTTTTCGCGTGACGAGGTCGGTTCGCTGCCGCATTGGCGTGGCACGGTCGGCCTTTCGACCCGTGGTCACGACACGGGAGACGGCCAGATTTTCGTGAACCTGACGGACAATGTTCGCCTCGACCACGACTATACGGTGTACGGCATCGTCGTCGACGGCATCGAAGTCGTGGACGAAGTGGTGGAGGGAGACGTCATTGCGCGAGCCGAAGTTCGTATCCAGAACTGA
- a CDS encoding alpha/beta fold hydrolase: protein MRLDIRRSILALAIAAGTATPVAIQAQATDAWAVSSWGGTLMAGAQEIPMVFHVTRAEDGSLTGTLDVQGVSMPLTTVTAEGSMLTMTFPVPGGGTYVGPTDDSGDALEGTFTQAGQSFPMKLERTEGGAPEPPLRPQEPKGPFPYGVQEVTFANDEAGITLAGTITMPDGEGPFPGAILVSGSGPQDRDETLLGHKPFWVLADHLARQGVAALRYDDRGIAESEGDFATATSRDFASDALAAVQALAAQPNVAAAEVGIIGHSEGGLVGPMAASQSSSVGFVVMLAGPGVTGLEILTEQGRLINEAAGASSEVTAMNTRIQNVLAEIVKNEPDPDVAAPLMKAAMQAEFDGLSPELKSAAGEGLSQGVIDQTIQQLNTPWFRFFFEYDPRPALESMTAPVLSLIGGNDLQVPYQQNMPEIEAAFSRSGHNDATVRMLPGLNHLFQESETGSPSEYQNIEQTFSPEALDIVSSWIRERFSGTSISDR from the coding sequence GTGAGACTCGACATTCGCCGAAGTATCCTCGCCCTAGCCATCGCCGCGGGCACCGCAACACCCGTAGCCATCCAGGCACAAGCCACGGATGCGTGGGCGGTAAGCAGTTGGGGCGGTACGCTGATGGCTGGGGCGCAGGAAATCCCCATGGTATTCCATGTGACGCGGGCCGAGGACGGCTCGCTGACTGGTACCCTCGATGTACAGGGTGTCAGTATGCCGCTTACCACCGTCACCGCTGAGGGCTCCATGCTCACCATGACGTTCCCCGTTCCCGGGGGCGGCACATACGTGGGTCCCACAGACGACTCTGGTGACGCACTGGAAGGCACATTTACTCAAGCCGGACAGTCGTTCCCAATGAAACTGGAACGCACTGAAGGGGGGGCCCCCGAGCCCCCTCTTCGTCCGCAGGAACCGAAAGGGCCGTTCCCGTACGGGGTTCAAGAAGTCACGTTCGCGAACGACGAAGCAGGAATCACTCTCGCCGGCACAATCACCATGCCGGACGGTGAGGGGCCGTTCCCTGGTGCGATTCTCGTGAGCGGATCAGGGCCGCAGGATCGAGACGAGACACTTCTCGGGCACAAACCCTTCTGGGTCCTCGCGGACCACCTGGCCCGCCAAGGCGTGGCAGCCCTCCGCTATGACGACCGGGGCATCGCTGAATCCGAAGGCGACTTCGCCACCGCAACGTCCCGAGACTTCGCATCCGACGCACTCGCCGCCGTTCAAGCGCTCGCCGCGCAGCCGAACGTCGCCGCAGCTGAAGTGGGCATCATTGGGCACTCGGAAGGCGGGCTCGTAGGCCCCATGGCCGCTTCACAGTCCAGCTCGGTCGGCTTCGTGGTCATGCTCGCCGGACCAGGCGTGACAGGCCTGGAGATCCTTACCGAACAGGGTCGCCTGATCAACGAAGCAGCTGGTGCGTCTTCGGAGGTCACGGCGATGAACACGCGCATCCAAAACGTCCTAGCTGAGATCGTGAAGAATGAACCGGACCCGGATGTTGCGGCCCCGCTCATGAAGGCAGCCATGCAGGCGGAGTTCGACGGACTGAGCCCGGAACTCAAGTCCGCAGCCGGCGAGGGGCTCTCCCAGGGTGTGATCGACCAAACCATCCAGCAACTCAACACGCCGTGGTTCCGCTTTTTCTTCGAGTACGACCCACGTCCTGCGCTGGAATCAATGACCGCACCAGTCCTCTCATTGATCGGTGGGAACGACCTCCAGGTACCGTATCAGCAGAACATGCCGGAGATTGAGGCAGCCTTCAGCCGTTCGGGCCACAACGATGCGACCGTTCGTATGCTCCCAGGGTTGAATCACCTCTTCCAGGAATCAGAAACGGGCTCTCCATCCGAGTATCAGAACATCGAACAGACGTTCAGCCCTGAAGCCCTCGACATTGTCAGCAGCTGGATCCGAGAACGCTTCAGCGGAACGTCCATCAGCGACAGGTAA
- a CDS encoding proline racemase family protein: MKEWAERLNKWAPPEGWRRLVTVDAHTAGEPLRVILAGFPELPGESILDQRRFAKEWHEGLRRALMWEPRGHADMYGCLVVPSTSPRGDIGVLFMHNEGYSTMCGHGIIAVTTALLQTGVLPAREPESLVRIDTPAGLVEAWAKVREGLVEEVSFINVPSFVGGLDQEIEVPGCGTVKYDLAYGGAFYAYVDAEQFGLKLLPDEADKLIQLGRTIKDTVQVKNPPTHPLDPELAFVYGTIFVGPAHDEDSHSRNVCVFANGEIDRSPTGTGLAGRMAIHYERGELHQKEEIVVESILGTTFKGRVLGEVPVGDRNAISPEITGRAYVTGRNELLIDPRDPLADGFIFR, encoded by the coding sequence ATGAAGGAATGGGCCGAGCGGCTGAACAAGTGGGCCCCACCGGAGGGTTGGCGGAGGTTGGTCACTGTTGATGCACACACGGCAGGAGAACCACTTCGTGTGATCCTCGCTGGATTCCCTGAATTACCTGGAGAGTCGATTCTGGATCAAAGGCGATTCGCCAAGGAATGGCATGAGGGGTTGAGGCGCGCATTGATGTGGGAGCCCCGCGGGCACGCGGACATGTATGGGTGCTTGGTGGTGCCTTCCACGAGCCCTCGGGGGGATATCGGGGTGCTCTTTATGCACAATGAGGGCTACAGCACGATGTGCGGTCACGGGATTATCGCCGTCACCACGGCGTTGCTCCAGACCGGGGTCTTGCCTGCCCGGGAGCCTGAATCACTCGTCCGGATCGACACACCGGCCGGTCTTGTGGAAGCTTGGGCGAAGGTGCGGGAGGGCCTCGTAGAAGAGGTCTCGTTCATCAACGTCCCCTCCTTCGTGGGCGGACTCGATCAAGAGATCGAGGTGCCGGGCTGCGGTACGGTGAAGTACGACCTCGCCTACGGCGGGGCGTTCTACGCCTACGTGGACGCGGAACAGTTCGGCCTGAAATTGCTGCCGGACGAAGCCGATAAGCTCATTCAGCTTGGGCGAACGATTAAGGACACCGTTCAGGTCAAGAATCCGCCAACCCACCCGCTCGATCCTGAATTGGCCTTTGTCTATGGGACGATCTTCGTTGGGCCCGCCCACGACGAGGACTCACATAGCCGTAACGTCTGCGTGTTCGCCAACGGGGAGATCGATCGCAGTCCTACGGGGACCGGTTTGGCCGGGCGTATGGCGATCCACTATGAGCGCGGTGAACTCCACCAGAAGGAGGAGATCGTGGTGGAGAGCATCTTGGGGACGACATTCAAGGGACGGGTGCTTGGCGAAGTTCCCGTCGGAGACCGAAACGCGATCAGCCCAGAGATCACAGGCCGCGCGTACGTGACGGGGCGGAACGAGTTGTTGATCGACCCGCGGGATCCACTGGCTGACGGCTTCATTTTCCGCTGA
- a CDS encoding aminotransferase class I/II-fold pyridoxal phosphate-dependent enzyme, translating to MEDRQVESPPTAPGAMEYDYTNFYFGAGDDAFALLQPFDDWWQEARSSGYYLYELPIHSRPGTRIDVEDTKTGELRKGLVNFASYNYLGLSYRPEVIQAIKDAADHYGGGSSGSPILSGTTEIHQELAQEVAAFKGKEAAMIFPSGYSANVGTIGGLMRSGDLIVADQYAHASVVDGMILSKAKSRFFRHNRVDDLERKIKGFNGKKLVIVEGVYSMDGDVPPLGDILEVCRRHGARLMIDEAHSAFVYGETGRGVVEDQGFDAEVDIHLGTFSKSLGGQGGYTAGSRQLINYLRGFSRSRFFSCALSPVVVAGVRKALELATNEPELRTKLWENVAYMQKLLADAQVPIGDSTSQVIPIMVRDDARIFQMGEEIFREGVFINPVQYPAVGKHKSRFRMSISAAHSKEELEEGAAVIIRVLRRHGICP from the coding sequence ATGGAAGATCGTCAGGTAGAGTCGCCCCCGACCGCGCCCGGCGCGATGGAATACGACTATACGAACTTCTACTTCGGAGCCGGAGACGACGCCTTCGCGTTACTCCAGCCCTTCGATGACTGGTGGCAGGAGGCAAGGTCCTCCGGATACTACCTCTATGAGCTTCCGATCCATTCGAGGCCGGGAACTCGTATCGACGTCGAAGACACCAAGACCGGCGAACTTCGCAAGGGATTGGTCAACTTCGCGTCGTACAACTATCTCGGACTGTCTTACCGCCCTGAGGTAATCCAAGCGATCAAAGACGCCGCCGACCATTACGGCGGTGGCTCCTCAGGATCGCCCATCTTGAGTGGAACTACGGAAATCCACCAGGAGCTCGCTCAGGAAGTGGCCGCGTTCAAAGGCAAAGAAGCGGCGATGATCTTCCCGAGCGGCTACAGTGCCAACGTGGGAACCATCGGCGGGCTCATGCGGTCCGGCGACCTGATCGTTGCAGACCAGTACGCACACGCCAGTGTCGTAGATGGCATGATTCTGTCCAAGGCGAAGTCGCGCTTCTTCCGCCACAACCGGGTCGACGACCTCGAGAGGAAGATTAAAGGCTTCAACGGCAAGAAGCTCGTCATCGTCGAGGGTGTGTACTCCATGGACGGCGACGTACCGCCGCTCGGGGATATCCTGGAAGTGTGCCGCCGACACGGCGCTCGTCTCATGATCGATGAAGCCCATTCGGCCTTCGTCTACGGCGAGACGGGTAGAGGCGTGGTTGAAGATCAGGGCTTCGACGCTGAAGTGGACATCCACCTCGGGACCTTCTCGAAGAGCCTCGGTGGGCAAGGAGGCTACACGGCTGGGTCCAGGCAACTCATCAACTACCTCCGTGGCTTCTCGCGCTCGCGCTTCTTCTCGTGTGCTCTTTCTCCGGTCGTTGTGGCCGGTGTGCGGAAGGCGCTCGAATTGGCAACCAACGAACCAGAGCTGCGCACGAAGCTCTGGGAAAACGTCGCGTACATGCAGAAGTTGCTCGCAGACGCTCAGGTCCCGATTGGTGACTCGACCTCTCAGGTCATCCCGATCATGGTCCGCGACGACGCGCGCATCTTCCAGATGGGTGAGGAGATCTTCCGCGAAGGTGTCTTCATCAACCCTGTGCAGTACCCCGCGGTCGGGAAGCACAAGTCGCGCTTCCGCATGTCGATCTCGGCTGCACATTCAAAGGAAGAACTTGAGGAAGGCGCCGCGGTGATCATCCGCGTCCTGCGGAGGCACGGCATATGTCCGTAG